One Xiphophorus maculatus strain JP 163 A chromosome 10, X_maculatus-5.0-male, whole genome shotgun sequence genomic region harbors:
- the LOC102219373 gene encoding alpha-tectorin-like isoform X44, with the protein MAGRILLPLLLLSATAGVATQTTTASETTQAGISTQRQAGVSTQSQAGISTQRQAGVSTQSQAGLSTQRQAGVSTQSQAGVSTQSQAGISTQRQAGVSTQSQAGISTQRQAGVSTQSQAGLSTQRQAGVTSQSQAGMTNQSQAGLSTQRQAGVSTQSQAGVTNQSQAGLSTQQQAGVSTQSQAGFSTQRQAGVSTQSQAGLSTQQQAGVSTQSQAGFSTQRQAGVSTQSQAGVTNQSQAGLSTQRQAGVTSQSQAGLSTQQQAGVSTQSQAGFSTQRQAGVSTQSQAGVTNQSQAGFSTQRQAGVSTQSQAGFSTQRQAGVSTQSQAGLSTQQQAGVSTQSQAGLSTQRQAGVSTQSQAGLSTQRQAGVSTQSQAGMTNQSQAGLSTQQQAGVSTQSQAGLSTQRQAGVSTQSQAGVTNQSQAGLSTQRQAGVSTQSQAGLSTQRQAGVSTQSQAGLSTQQQAGVSTQSQAGVSTQSQAGMSTQSQAGVSTQRQAGVTPQSQGPLYPIAGTISSQSDDGSSPAISLLRSFNYFGQSYSQIYVNHNGDLTFDAPWYSYTPQRFPMYGSKDVIAPFWTDLDNRGNGDIYYIQYTSGSILQQVTQDINRYFPALNFQANWVFIATWHEVAYFPTTGTQTTFQAVLTTNGQYSFVLMNYGSIASTSRYVQAGYDTISSSHHFTIPGSFSSDATGPNSTFSLGSNVNVPGRWAFRVDHGSLVCNFNGQPVQLGDSFWSDSTCAQKCICTRAGLQCSNNPCSFSQICRPAAFQYSCQTVQRQTCTVTGDPHYYTFDNSVFHFQGTCTYVLSEQCQNGLPYYRVEGKNGHQGSTHVSWTVLVKVFVHDENIELVKGHQSQAKVNGSFVSTPFSLRNGSIQVYQSGFSVIISTDFGLMVSYDRFLYVRISLPYTYQNSTCGLCGNFNNRPEDDFRTREGEVVSSDVDFANSWKAAGDDEPGCDPHCSGLACAGCTAAQTALYRNSAHCGILENSTGPFAACHQQLPPRSFVDSCVYDLCVSGGYQPILCQALNVYSSQCQQNGIQPQSWRRSGFCEIPCPANSHFEAQGTGCPSTCVNPNSTNNCPLPNQESCVCNSGYLLSGGVCVPHSDCGCSFEGHYYRSGETVILDADCGRRCTCRFGSMTCSSHTCGQHESCRVEDGVRGCRPNSFATCWTRGPGSYNTFDGVMYQYPGACRLTLAKVMGSSDRTHFMITVEKVPQGPQGFSNVLKFEAQGTQVAIEMSNTSTVKVDGQLTRLPFSSGSNRIRIFQSSTHSVILRTAFGVTLQTVWPHFVRVTAPGVYSGLLGGLCGNYNADQNDDFRTPNGTLVTDSQMFGDSWRDGSLADHCVESRPRNPATNLRSSEYCGVLTSPTGPFTSCWAAVNPWQQVDACVEILQGSRDPASTLCEVLRDYALMCQHNDGSLGQWRNATGCVPTCPSNSHYELCGSSCPSSCPSLSFPFTCDTQCQEGCQCNDGFVLNGNQCVPPTSCGCFHDGRYRQAGEQFWDGEACQSFCTCNGVTGVVQCSPNSCGPQESCHVVGGEFGCHPNPHGTCSASGDPHYLTFDGKAYDFQGTCRYVLATVCNDTVDLHQFSVKAKNEPWFGLPVSITAEVVVDVLGYEVRMSRGNIGTVEVNGITRNLPIVFNGSLSIFGSGSQTFVNAAFGLSVMYDGSSTVSISVPPSYRGNMCGLCGNFNGNQTDDFHTPSGALSNTADAFGAAWKVPGNHTCSDGCGSSCAQCNDDRSARAQCEVIRAADGPFSFCHEEVDPAPYFSDCVFDVCVSGNRGSDLLCRALETYVSACQSANVRIYPWRQNTTCRTECPANSHYELCGTDCGHTCASSIDAACDHVCSEGCFCDEGFSRSGTSCVPVESCGCQHDGFYFNAGESFWTDGCSQQCECQAPNVLICSPSSCTPTQECTIRDGQLGCYDAMSTCTVLGDPHYITFDGALTHFQGSCSYVITESLRHSNNETQYKVVATNKHRGNNFVSFVSSVDIFLSNHPESAHVRLGPNKRVKVNGAEVSLPTTAGTFGQVMRQGSYIVFNAADVVVQFDGSSTLLVRMGRNYQNRVSGMCGNFNGDPNDDKVLPNGTLAQNDNQFGHSWKSETSQEGCGSTDQRSGDGLSDCRFIEEYKELCRVITNTSGPFSSCHLHSNPQPFFTSCVYDLCLYTPANGMLCSAVSAYEKTCTNLGLSIPNWRSPLRCAETDPCEQLDCAEYEWCGKKNGVYGCFCDEQHHRPNNESYDSNIECSSSSGTMSVSRCQLFEAGFHSSALHLHDSSCNGTLQDGRLIFHFDNDGHLCGTALRSNGTHFMYENTIQGHVDPHGGLISRERNLHLDFSCVYPLAQALSMAVGINPVESILRKKLPVGTGSYSVRMIPYEDEGFHFPLSTNGNIELEVDQMFYMEVRTEGVDQRQFATVLDSCWATPVNQANYPVRWDLIASQCPNPEDGTVEVIQNGVSTVSRFSFRMFSFTNHTQIYLHCSVHLCLLRNNNCRAHCYPGYHTLFKRDVSYHDSSALSIGPLVLVAQPNTGGLIQRNGVNRKISTSDGTGHLASIVTLIVSLLMTRILVN; encoded by the exons ctGGATTGTCAACTCAACAACAAG ctGGAGTGTCAACTCAAAGTCAAG ctgGATTTTCAACTCAGCGTCAAG ctGGAGTGTCAACTCAAAGTCAAG ctGGAGTGACAAATCAAAGTCAAG ctgGATTTTCAACTCAGCGTCAAG ctGGAGTGTCAACTCAAAGTCAAG ctgGATTTTCAACTCAGCGTCAAG ctGGAGTGTCAACTCAAAGTCAAG ctGGATTGTCAACTCAACAACAAG ctGGAGTGTCAACACAAAGTCAAG ctgGATTGTCAACTCAGCGTCAAG ctGGAGTGTCAACTCAAAGTCAAG ctgGATTGTCAACTCAGCGTCAAG ctGGAGTGTCAACTCAAAGTCAAG ctGGAATGACAAATCAAAGTCAAG ctgGATTGTCAACTCAACAACAAG ctGGAGTGTCAACACAAAGTCAAG ctgGATTGTCAACTCAGCGTCAAG ctGGAGTGTCAACTCAAAGTCAAG ctGGAGTGACAAATCAAAGTCAAG ctgGATTGTCAACTCAGCGTCAAG ctGGAGTGTCAACACAAAGTCAAG ctgGATTGTCAACTCAGCGTCAAG ctGGAGTGTCAACTCAAAGTCAAG ctGGATTGTCAACTCAACAACAAG ctGGAGTGTCAACTCAAAGTCAAG ctGGAGTGTCAACTCAAAGTCAAG CTGGAATGTCAACTCAAAGTCAAG ctgGAGTATCAACTCAGCGTCAAG CTGGAGTGACACCTCAAAGTCAAG gaCCCCTCTACCCAATTGCTGGAACAATAAGCTCTCAATCAGATGATGGAAGCTCACCTGCAATTTCACTCCTACGATCCTTTAACTATTTTGGACAGTCTTACTCTCAGATTTAC GTGAACCACAACGGAGATCTGACCTTTGATGCACCATGGTATAGTTATACTCCTCAACGTTTTCCAATGTATGGAAGCAAAGACGTCATTGCTCCGTTCTGGACTGATTTAGACAACAGAGGAAATGGTGATATCTACTATATTCAGTACACCAGCGGCTCTATTCTCCAACAAGTTACACAGGACATCAATAGATACTTCCCAGCTCTTAACTTTCAGGCAAACTGGGTCTTCATAGCAACATGGCATGAAGTTGCCTATTTTCCAACAACTGGAACA CAAACAACCTTTCAGGCAGTCTTGACTACCAATGGCCAATATTCATTTGTGCTGATGAATTATGGCTCAATAGCCTCCACGTCAAGATATGTACAG GCTGGATACGATACGATCAGTTCCTCTCACCACTTCACCATCCCTGGATCATTCTCTAGTGACGCAACCGGACCTAACTCAACTTTTAGTCTTGGCAGTAATGTCAACGTACCCGGTCGCTGGGCCTTCCGTGTCGATCATGGATCATTAGTCTGTAATTTTAATG gtcaACCTGTTCAACTTGGTGACTCTTTCTGGAGTGACAGCACCTGTGCACAGAAATGCATCTGCACCAGAGCAGGGCTGCAATGCTCCAACAATCCCTGCTCCTTCTCCCAAATCTGTCGGCCAGCTGCCTTTCAGTACTCCTGCCAGACTGTGCAAAGACAAACCTGCACCGTCACTGGAGATCCACATTACTACACCTTTGACAACTCAGTGTTTCACTTTCAAGGCACATGCACTTACGTTCTGTCAGAGCAGTGTCAGAACGGACTGCCCTACTACAGAGTGGAGGGGAAGAATGGGCATCAGGGTAGCACTCATGTTTCATGGACAGTACTGGTCAAAGTCTTTGTTCATGATGAAAATATCGAGCTGGTTAAAGGACATCAAAGTCAGGCCAAG GTCAACGGAAGCTTTGTATCAACTCCGTTTTCCCTCAGAAACGGCTCTATCCAGGTTTATCAGTCAGGTTTCTCTGTGATCATCAGCACTGACTTTGGCCTGATGGTTTCTTATGACAGGTTTTTATATGTCCGAATCAGTTTGCCCTACACTTACCAAAATAGCACATGTGGGCTCTGCGGAAACTTCAACAATCGCCCTGAGGATGACTTTCGAACCCGTGAAGGTGAAGTGGTGAGCTCTGATGTGGATTTTGCCAACAGCTGGAAAGCTGCTGGTGATGATGAGCCTGGCTGTGATCCTCATTGTTCAGGTCTGGCCTGTGCTGGCTGCACAGCAGCTCAGACAGCACTGTACAGAAACTCTGCCCACTGTGGTATTCTTGAGAACAGCACAGGTCCGTTTGCTGCATGCCATCAACAACTTCCTCCAAGATCTTTTGTGGACAGCTGTGTGTATGATCTCTGTGTCAGTGGAGGGTATCAACCCATTCTGTGCCAAGCCCTAAATGTCTACTCAAGTCAGTGTCAACAAAATGGGATCCAGCCGCAAAGCTGGCGGCGTTCTGGCTTCTGTG AAATCCCCTGCCCAGCCAATAGCCACTTTGAGGCCCAGGGTACAGGATGTCCATCTACATGTGTCAACCCCAATTCCACCAACAACTGCCCCCTCCCAAACCAAGAGAGCTGTGTCTGCAATTCAGGCTACCTCCTGAGTGGAGGGGTCTGTGTCCCTCATTCTGACTGTGGCTGCAGCTTTGAGGGTCACTACTACCGCTCAGGAGAAACTGTCATACTGGATGCAGACTGTGGGAGGCGCTGTACATGCAGATTTGGCTCCATGACTTGCAGCTCTCACACCTGTGGCCAACATGAGTCCTGCAGGGTGGAGGATGGAGTAAGAGGTTGCAGACCAAACAGCTTTGCAACATGTTGGACAAGAGGCCCAGGATCATACAATACATTTGATGGAGTGATGTATCAGTACCCTGGAGCATGTCGCCTGACCCTTGCCAAAGTTATGGGATCCTCTGATCGCACACACTTCATGattactgtggaaaaagttcctCAGGGGCCACAGGGTTTCTCTAATGTGCTAAAATTTGAGGCACAGGGAACACAAGTTGCTATTGAGATGTCAAATACTAGCACCGTTAAG GTTGATGGCCAACTGACCAGACTGCCATTCAGCTCTGGATCCAACAGAATCCGTATCTTCCAAAGCAGCACTCACAGTGTCATCCTTCGCACAGCCTTTGGTGTAACTCTGCAGACTGTCTGGCCTCATTTTGTCCGTGTCACTGCACCAGGTGTCTACAGTGGTTTATTAGGTGGACTTTGTGGAAACTACAATGCTGACCAGAATGACGATTTCCGTACACCCAATGGTACTCTAGTCACTGACTCCCAGATGTTTGGGGACAGTTGGCGAGATGGCTCCCTGGCAGATCACTGTGTGGAAAGCAGACCTCGTAATCCTGCAACCAATTTACGTTCCAGTGAGTACTGTGGAGTTCTTACTTCACCCACTGGGCCCTTTACATCATGCTGGGCTGCAGTGAACCCCTGGCAGCAGGTAGATGCATGTGTAGAAATCCTCCAAGGCTCCAGAGATCCAGCATCAACGCTGTGTGAGGTCCTCCGAGATTATGCACTGATGTGTCAACATAACGATGGATCCTTGGGACAGTGGAGGAATGCAACTGGCTGTG TACCAACCTGTCCATCAAACAGTCATTATGAACTCTGTGGAAGTTCATGTCCGTCTTCCTGCCCCAGCCTCTCCTTCCCCTTCACCTGTGACACTCAGTGCCAGGAGGGATGCCAGTGTAATGATGGGTTTGTCCTCAATGGTAACCAGTGTGTGCCTCCAACATCCTGTGGATGCTTTCATGATGGACGATATCGGCAAGCTGGAGAACAGTTCTGGGATGGAGAAGCATGTCAGAGCTTTTGCACCTGTAATGGTGTAACTGGTGTAGTCCAATGTTCCCCAAATTCATGTGGACCTCAGGAGTCCTGCCATGTTGTGGGGGGTGAGTTTGGCTGCCATCCCAACCCTCATGGCACCTGCTCGGCCTCTGGAGACCCTCACTACCTGACCTTTGATGGCAAGGCTTATGACTTCCAGGGAACCTGCCGCTATGTTCTGGCAACAGTGTGCAATGACACTGTGGACCTTCACCAGTTTTCTGTGAAAGCAAAGAATGAACCGTGGTTTGGACTGCCAGTTTCTATCACGGCTGAAGTGGTTGTTGATGTCTTGGGCTATGAAGTGCGTATGTCGAGAGGCAACATTGGTACTGTGGAG GTGAATGGAATCACAAGAAACCTGCCCATTGTTTTCAATGGAAGCCTGTCAATTTTTGGAAGTGGATCTCAAACATTTGTCAACGCAGCTTTTGGACTGAGCGTCATGTATGATGGAAGTAGCACAGTGTCCATTTCGGTGCCCCCAAGCTACAG AGGAAACATGTGTGGACTTTGTGGAAACTTCAATGGAAATCAAACTGATGATTTCCACACTCCAAGTGGAGCATTGTCCAACACTGCAGATGCTTTTGGGGCAGCTTGGAAGGTTCCTGGAAACCACACCTGTAGTGACGGCTGTGGCTCTTCATGCGCACAATGCAATGATGACCGATCTGCCAGGGCCCAGTGTGAGGTGATCCGGGCAGCTGACGGCCCCTTCAGCTTCTGCCACGAGGAGGTGGATCCAGCACCATATTTCAGTGACTGCGTCTTTGATGTCTGCGTGTCGGGAAATCGAGGCAGTGATCTCCTGTGCAGGGCTCTAGAGACATACGTCAGTGCCTGTCAGTCTGCTAATGTCCGAATCTACCCTTGGAGACAAAACACCACTTGCA gaACTGAGTGCCCAGCCAACAGCCATTATGAGCTGTGTGGAACAGACTGCGGCCACACCTGTGCCAGCAGCATTGATGCTGCCTGTGACCATGTTTGCTCTGAGGGATGTTTCTGTGATGAAGGTTTTTCCAGGAGTGGAACAAGCTGTGTGCCTGTGGAGAGCTGTGGCTGTCAGCATGACGGCTTCTATTTCAAT GCCGGTGAGTCCTTCTGGACAGACGGTTGCTCCCAACAGTGTGAATGTCAAGCGCCCAATGTCCTGATCTGCAGTCCCTCATCATGCACTCCTACACAAGAGTGCACCATCAGAGATGGCCAGCTGGGCTGTTACGACGCCATGTCTACCTGTACTGTATTGGGTGACCCACACTACATCACCTTCGATGGAGCCCTAACTCATTTCCAGGGATCATGCTCTTACGTCATCACTGAAAGCTTGAGACACAGCAACAATGAAACTCAGTACAAAGTCGTGGCCACCAACAAGCACAGAGGAAACAACTTTGTGTCTTTCGTGTCATCAGTTGATATATTCCTCTCAAATCATCCAGAGAGTGCTCATGTCAGACTCGGACCGAACAAGAGAGTCAag GTAAATGGAGCAGAGGTTTCTCTTCCCACCACTGCAGGAACTTTTGGTCAGGTGATGAGGCAGGGAAGTTACATAGTGTTTAATGCTGCTGATGTCGTAGTCCAGTTTGATGGCTCCAGTACTTTACTGGTCAGGATGGGCCGCAACTACCAGAACAGAGTTAGTGGAATGTGTGGGAACTTCAATGGTGATCCCAATGATGACAAAGTTTTGCCCAATGGTACTTTGGCCCAAAACGACAACCAGTTTGGCCACAGCTGGAAATCAGAGACAAGCCAAGAAGG ATGTGGATCCACTGATCAGAGAAGTGGTGATGGACTAAGTGACTGCCGCTTCATAGAAGAatacaaagaactctgcagagTCATCACCAACACCAGTGGCCCATTCAGTTCTTGTCACCTGCATTCAAACCCCCAACCAtttttcacttcctgtgtttacGATCTCTGCCTCTATACACCAGCCAATGGCATGCTGTGTTCTGCTGTCTCTGCTTATGAGAAAACCTGCACCAATTTGGGCCTTAGCATCCCCAACTGGCGCTCTCCTTTGCGTTGTG CTGAGACTGACCCCTGTGAACAGCTGGACTGCGCAGAGTATGAGTGGTGTGGTAAGAAAAATGGTGTGTACGGCTGCTTCTGTGACGAGCAACATCATCGACCCAACAATGAGAGCTACG ACTCAAACATTGAATGCTCCAGCAGTTCTGGCACCATGTCAGTGTCTCGCTGCCAGCTGTTTGAAGCGGGCTTCCACTCCAGTGCTCTCCATCTCCATGACAGCTCTTGCAACGGGACTCTCCAGGACGGACGACTCATCTTCCATTTTGACAATGACGGCCATCTGTGTGGGACAGCTCTTAGG AGCAATGGAACTCACTTCATGTATGAGAACACTATTCAAGGGCATGTGGATCCTCATGGAGGTTTGATTAGCCGTGAGAGGAATCTTCATCTGGATTTCTCCTGTGTTTACCCTCTGGCTCAGGCTCTGTCAATGGCTGTGGGCATCAACCCTGTGGAGAG CATTTTGAGGAAGAAGCTTCCTGTTGGCACTGGATCTTATAGTGTGAGGATGATCCCCTATGAGGATGAAGGCTTCCACTTCCCCTTGAGCACTAATGGAAACATAGAACTGGAAGttgatcaaatgttttacatgGAGGTGCGAACAGAAGGGGTGGATCAGCGCCAGTTTGCCACAGTTCTGGACTCTTGCTGGGCCACGCCAGTCAACCAAGCAAACTATCCTGTCCGCTGGGATCTCATTGCTTCGCA GTGTCCTAATCCAGAAGATGGAACCGTAGAGGTGATTCAGAACGGTGTCTCCACTGTGTCTCGTTTCTCCTTCAGGATGTTCAGCTTCACCAACCACACACAGATTTACTTGCACTGCAGTGTCCACTTGTGTCTTTTGAGAAACAACAACTGCAGAGCT cattgCTACCCGGGTTACCACACTCTATTCAAGAGGGACGTATCTTACCATGACTCTTCAGCTCTGTCAATTGGACCACTGGTGCTTGTGGCACAACCAAACACTG GTGGACTAATCCAAAGAAACGGTGTGAATCGAAAGATATCGACGTCAGATGGTACAGGCCATCTGGCATCAATTGTTACCCTGATTGTCAGTTTGCTGATGACCAGAATTCTGGTCAATTAA